The DNA sequence CCAGCGAGCCCAGGGTGGCCGGCGCCTCGGGAGGCGGGGCGAAGTCGGGTCCGCGGGAAATCGCGTCCAGCCAGGCCCGGTCGTCGTCGCCGAGCATGTCCAGCTCGCCGACGGTTGTCGCAGGCTCCGCCACGGCGGCGGACAACAGCTGCACCAGGTGGCGCAGCAACTGATCGACCAAAGCCTCGTCGAGCACGTCGTGCAGGTACTCGGCCTCGATCAGCGCACCCTCGGCGCCGGCCTCCACCATGATCCCCAGCGGTAATTGGGCGACCTTGCCGCGGTAATCGGCTCGGGTGCAGGTGATCCCGTCCGGCTCGAAGCCACCCCCCTGGGTCGAGCGGAAGCCGAAGCTGAGCCGGGTGAGTCGTTCCACGCCCCCATGCCGGCGATCCGGGTTGAGTTCACGCACGACCCGATCCAGGTTGATGCCCTGGTGGCCGAAGGCCCCCAGCGCGGCGTCACGGGTGTGCGCCAGCAGTTCGCTGAACCGGGCAGCAGCGTCAACCTTCGCGCGCAGCACCACGGTGTTGCCGAAGTAGCCGATGGCCCCTTCAGTACCGGCGGTGCGGTTGAGCACCGGTGAGGCGATGAGGAAGTCGTCGGTGGCGGTGTACCGGTGGATCAGGGCAGACAGCGCCGCGGCGATCACCATGTAAGGCGTGGCGCCGTTGCTGCGCGCCAGATCGGCGATGTCGGACATCAACTCGGCGGGCAGGGTGCGGGTGCACAGACCGGCGCGCAGCGTGCTGGGTATCGCCGAGCCGTGCGGGCCGGGCAGCTCCAGCGGGTCCGGCGGATCAGCCAAAAGGGAGCGCCAGTAAGTGAGTTCGGCTTCGTGACCGGAGCCCGCCGGAGTTGCAGGGTGCGGGACGGGCGGGCGGGTGGCGAACTGCTCGGGATCAGCGTAGGCAGCTGTGAGGTCGGCGAAGAAGACCGCCCAGGAGTCGTCGTCCCAGGCGATGTGGTGGGCCACCAGCAGCAGAATGTGTTCGTCCGGTGCAACCCGCACCAGAGTCAGCCGCAGCGGGGCATCGGCGTCCAGCCGGAACGGGGTGCCGAATTCTCGCTGGGCCAGGACTTCCAGACGCAGTGCGCGGGCCTGTTCGGCGAGGTCGGACAGGTCGTGTGCGGCAAAACCCGGCGTCACGTCGGCGACCATCGGGTGCGGTTCGCCCGCGTCGTCGACGGAATAGACCGTGCGCAGCACTGAGTGGCGGGCAGCCACCGCGGCCAGCGCGGCCTGCAGCCGAGCGCCGTCCAGCGGTCCGGTGAGCCGGTAGGAGACCGAGATGTTGGCCAGCGCGCCGTCCGGGTCGAGCGCCTGCACGAACCACATCCGGCGCTGTCCGTCGCTCATGGTCAACGGCCCAGACCCATTGGCCGGCCCAGACTGCGGCTCCGAAGATGCAGCGGCCAATCCGCGTTCGGCGAGTCGGCGGCGCAGCAGTTCCAGCCGTAGCTCGTTGGCGTCGGTCGCCTGGTCGACGGCATCAGTCATGGGTGAACACAGTCCTTTCGGTCGCCGCGGCCGGCGCTGCGTCATCGGTCAACATCGCTGTCAGCTGGGCTCCGGTCATTCCGGCCAGCAGCGGACCGAGCGCCACACGCAGGCCGGTGGCCCGCCCCAGGCGCTTGCGCAGGTCCAGTGCGAGAAGTGAATCCAGGCCAAGGTCGACCAGGGCTCGATGCATGTCGATGTCGTCGGGGCCTTCCAGGCCAAGCACCGTCACCAGTTCGTCGGTCACCACCTCACCGATCGGTCGATCGGCGTTGGCGTCAGGCGGGGCGGCGGTCAGTGATGCATCGAAGGGCGAGGGCACGCCCTGGCTGTCGAAGAACACCGACAGTCGATCGAAATCGGCGGCCAGGATCGCCGGGTCGTTCGGCGCGGCAAGAAGTCCCGCGGTGATCGCGGCCTCCGGGGCCATCGGCGTGAGGCCGGTGCGAGCGATCCGGTCCTTCTCCTCGCCGCTGACCACGGCAACGCTGCGCCATAATCCCCAGCGGATGGAGGTGGCGCCCAGGCCCTGCGCCCGCAGCTGTCCCACCAGCGTGTCAGCCATCCGGTTGGCCGCCGCGTAGAGTCCGTGTCCCGACCCACCCCACAGCGCCAGCACCGAGGAGCACACCAGCACCCGTGCATCGGCGTCCAGCGGCCAGAGCCGTGCCAGGTTGTCCAGTCCGATCACCTTGGCGCCGAACGCGTCCCGGACCGCCTCGGCGGTCACCTTCGAGGCGGCCACCGCTTCTGCCGACGCCGTGTGAACCAGCAGCCCGGCCGGTACCGGGCGATATTGCGCGATGACCGCCGCCACCGCAGCGTCGTCGGTGATGTCGCAGCGGATCGCGGTGATGCGCACTCCGATTCGCGCCCGCAGCGCCTCCAGTTGCGGCGTACTCGCATCGGTGGCCCCGCTGCGGCTGAGCAGGATGACTTCGCGGGCGCCGTGTTCGGCGCAGAACGCCGCGTAGGCCAAGCCGATGGCGCCGGTTCCGCCGCTGATCACCACGGTCTCCGGGACCGTGGGAACCGTTGCGGCGGCCCTGGACTCGACGGACTCGACGAATCGACGGGTTGCCAGGCTTCCGGCACGTACCGCAACCTCGGTGTCGGTCAACCAGAGTGCAGCACCCACGGCTCGCAGGTCCGCGACCGTGGGCTGCACCGGCAGGTCCAGGTGCGCGAACGTGTGGTCGGGGTAGTCGAACCCGGTGCTGCGATGCAGCGCGGCCAGCGCGGCCGCACCTGGGCGCGGTAGCGGATCACCGTCGAGTTGCTCGGCGCCGCGGGTCAGCAGCCATACCCGGCGGCAGTTCTGTCCTGGCCGGACAGCGCTCTGGCCGGCCGCGTGTTCGGCGAACTCGCCGGTTGCGGTGGCTGTATCGGCCGCGTCGGCAAGCGGAGCGAGCAGTAGCAGGAATTCGGCGTCGGCCGGGTTCACCAGCTCGGCGTCCAGCTCGGCCGCCAATTGCGCGGTCAGTTCGGCCGATTGCCCGGCATAGTCGACGATGGACACCCGCGCGGGCCGCCGCTGCGGCTCGGTGACCGGCAGCCAGCTTTCGGTCATGACGACCGGCATCCGGTGGCGCGGCGCGGGTGTCTCCGTGCCGGCCCACAGCCGGTTGGTGTGCATCGGTGCGTGCGGGAAATGCCGCAGCAGCCCAGGAGCATCCGGCGCAAAGTCGCGCCAGCGGTAGCCGGGGTCGGCAATCGCCGCGGCGGCGATGTTCGCTGCCAGCGCCTCACCGGCGGACCGGTCGCGGTCGGTGCTGCCCAGCACCTGTGCGGCACCGACGGAGTCGCCGAGCGCCACCACCAGGGTCGGGTGCGCCGACATCTCGATGAACGTTGTGACGCCGCGCGCCACCGCGGCAGCCGCGGCCAAGTCGAACCGGACCTGCCGGCGCAGATTGTCGAACCAATACTGGCGGAACGTAGTCGCGGGCGGGATCGGTCCGCCGTACACCGATCCGATGAATTCCACCGGGGTGCTGTGGAATTGCGCCTCGGGAAGCTGGCCGGTCAGCTGATCTCGCAGCGGCTCCAGGGCGCTGGTGTGCGCCGGATAGCGCACCGGCAGCTCGCGGGCAAAGACTCCGCGCCGGTCGGCGGTCTCCAGAACCTGCTGTATCGCCGGTAATTCGCCCGACACGACCACCGATTCGGGGCCGTTCACCACCGACAGCTCCAGCCAGCCAGGGGTCGCGGCGATGAGATCGGCGGCGGCGTCGGCGTTCAGGGCGATCATCGCCATGCCGAACCGGACCGGTGCGTTGGCGGCCAGCTGGTCGGTCAGTTGCGCCCGTGCGGCCACCACCGCCACGGCGGCGTCCAAGTCCACCACGCCGGCGGTGTAGGCGGCGGCCAGCTCCCCCAGGCTGTGCCCGACGGCGATGTCGGGCAGCACGCCGAAATGCCGCCAGGTGGCTGCCAGTGCCGCAGCATGGGTGAACTGGGCTGCCTGTACCACCACGGGGTTGGTGTCCTTGGTGCCGCGCAGGTAGCTCAGCGGCGAAGCGTGACCGGCTCGCAGGAAGGCGTCATGGCAGCGGTCCGCCTCGGCACGGTACGCCGCCAGGCCGAGCAGCTCGGCTCCCATGCCGGGCCATTGATTCCCCTGGCCGGGGAATACGAACGCGGTGCGCGCGGTCGCGGGTTGATGCGACTGAGCCACCAGGGAGTGTTCGACGCCGCGATAGACGGCATCGAGGCCGGCGATGAGCTCAGCGGTATCGCGGGCCCGGATCACCGCGCGATAGCGGCGCACCGGACGGGTGGCCCGCAGAGTCTGGGCAACCGCCTCGACCCCGGCGGAATGCGTGTGCAGGTAACGCGCCAGCGCGCCGGCCTCGGCAGCCACCAGGTCGCGGGCGTGTGCCGAGATCAGCACGGGGATCCGGCCGTCGGGCAGGGTGGTCGGGTGACTGTTCAGCACGGCGCGACCTCGTCCACCCCGACGATCAGGTGCGCGTTGGTGCCGCTCATCCCGAACGCCGACACCGAGCCGATCCGGCGGCCGTCGCTCGCCGGCCAGGCGGTGATGGTTTCGGCCAGCGTGATTCCGTGTTCGTCCCAGTCGATGCCGTCGTGCCAGCCGTCGCGGACATGCAGGGTGGGTGGGATCGTCTGGTGCTCGGCGGCAAGGAGCACTTTGGTCAGCCCGAGTGCGCCGGCCGCAGCTTGGCTATGTCCGATGTTGGACTTCACCGAGCCGAGCCGCGGGCCGGCGCCGGCCGTGGTGTCGGTGCCGTAGACGCTGATCAGCGACCGCAGCTCGACGGGATCTCCGACCCGGGTCCCGGTTCCGTGACCTTCGATCATCCCGACCTGGCTGGGATGCACGCCGGCATCGGCCAGGGCGTGCCGGAAGAGTCGCTGCTGGGCCTGTTCGCTGGGGGTGAGCAGGCCGGTGGTGTGACCGTCCTGGTTGAGCCGGCTGGCCATGATTTCGCCGTAGATATGGCGGCGGTCGCGCAGGGCAGCCGATTTTCGTTGCAGCACAAAGATGCCAGCGCCTTCGGCCCACACCGTTCCGGTGGCGGCGGCGCTGTAGGGCCGGCAGTGGCCGTCGTCGGAGAGCGCGTGCTGTTTGGAGAACTCGACGAAGAAGCCGGGTGAGCCCATCACGCACACCCCACCGGCGAGCGCCATGTCGGTGTCACCGGTCTGAATCGCCTGCACCGCCAGGTGCAACGCGGACAGCGCCGACGAGCAGGAGGTGTCGACGGTGATCGCAGGGCCGGCCAGTCCCAGGGTGTAGGCGATCCGGCCGGAGATCACCGACAGTGCGGTGCCGGGCAGTAGGTGACCGCTGTGCGCGCTGAACTGCGCCATGTCCGGGCCGTAGCCGGTGACGGACGCACCGAGGTACACGCCGACGTCGTGGCCGCTGAGCTCGTCGGGATTGATGCCGGCATCTTCCAAGGCGCGCCAGGCCACCCGCAGTGCCACCCGCTGTTGCGGGTCCATCGCGACCGCCTCGCGTGGTGCGATCCCGAAGAATCCGGGGTCGAATTCGGCAGCGCCGGACAGGAATCCGCCCGCATTGCAGATCGGCTTGAAGCCGTCGCGGTGCGATCCCTCGATGAGTTCGCGCACCGCCCAGTCCCGGTCCTCGGGGATGGTGCTCAGCGCCTCACGGCCGTCGGCCAGCAGTGACCAGTACTGCTCGGCGGTGTCGATCCCACCGGGCGCCTCGACGCCGAGGCCGGTGATGACGACCGGGTCCTCGCGCCGATCATTCATCGGCAATGATCCGCTTCGCCAAGGTCTCGATGTGCTCGTAGTGATAGAAGTGCCCGCCGTCGTACAGCGACATCGACCAGGCGCCAGTGGTGTGGTCGGCCCAGCGTTCCAGCAGGTCGGCGCCGACCCGGTCGTCGGAGCGGCCGCCCAGCACGCTGATGTCGGCACGGATGGTGGCGTCGGGTGCGCACTGGTAGCGGTTGAACGCCAGGTAATCCGAGCGCACCGGGGTCAGCAGCAGGGTGAGGAATTCCTCGTCGGCCAGGATCCGCGGGTCGGTGCCGCCCAGCTGGGCCAGTTCGGCGCGCAGGTCGGCGTCCCCGGTGGGCACCTTGCGCAGCCCGGCCACCACGCCGGGCGCCGGCGCCGCCGAGGCCCACAGGCGCTGGATCTCGATGCCGCGCTCTTCGGCGAGCCGGGCGAACTCGAACGCGACGAGTGAGCCCATGCTGTGCCCGAACAGGCGCAGCGGCCCGAGCCGGTACCAGGGCGCGGCGTCGAACAGACTGCGGGCCAACTCCGGCAGGGTTTCGGCTGCCGGCTCGCGGAAACGGTCGGCACGCTGCGGATACTGCATGACGTAGGTGTCGGCACCGGCGGCCAGGGCCAGCGCCAACGGGCGGTAGTTCACCGCGGTCCCGCCGGCGTGGGGGAAGACCAGAGTGGGGGCGCCGGGTCCGGGAAAGCGGCCGATCCAGGAGGGGAACTGCGCGACGGCCGAGGTGTCGTCGACGGCCATCCGATCCCCTCGCAAGTATTAGTAAAGGCTGCCCTAATTTCCCTGCGTTAGGTTACCCCGACCGGCGGCCGGCCGGAAATCCGGGCGTCTGCGGGATGGCCGAGGCCCGCCGCTGCGTCGAGCGTGCACTGAGAGCGATTTTCTGCGCCATTCCTCGCCCTGAATGCACGTTCGGCGAAGGTGCGGCCGCGCCGTGGGCCACACTCCCCTGATGGACGTCCGCACCACGATCGATACCTACCTGCGAGCCTGGACGCAACAAGACCCCGAGCTCATCGTCACGATCTTCACCGACGACGCCACCTACCAGGAGCGGGTGCTGGGCGAACCGATCCGCAACCGAGCCGGAATCCGTGACTACTGGCAGAGCAAGGTCGTCGAGGGCCAGGCCAACATCGATGCCTGGCTCCTCAACCTCTACATCGCCAGCGACGGCACCACGGCGATCGCCGAGTGGGAGGCGACGTTCGACGACCGCGTCCAGAACGTGCGCAAGCGGATGCGGGAAGTCGCCATCCTGGAATTCGCCGGTGAGCGAATCGCCAGCCTGCGTGAGTACTGGGCTTCAGAGATAGTCGGGTAAGCCCCGCCGTCAGAGATGGCTCGCCACGAAGCCCGCGGCCTGACCGGGCATCGGCGACTGCGCATAGGACAGGTGCGGCGCGGAGAACATCTCGTCATGCGACGGCAACGCCAGGGCTCCCGGAGTGCAGACCGGATCGCCCTCGGCACACAGATCGATGGCCTTGGCTCCGTACCAGGGGCTGATCTCGCTGATCGGTCCGCCCAGGTACCGGTCGGTGGGATTGCCGAATACCGCAACCGCAGCCACGTGTGCGGCCTCCTCCTCAGATAAGGTCGCGGCGTTGAAGCCTGCCACCGATGCCCGCGCAATGGTGATCAGATCGATGACCATGGCGCCTTGCGAATAGCCGCCGAGCACCAGCTTGGTGTTGGGACAGGTCGCCACCATGGACTGAACGTGCGCGTTCGCATCACCAGCGCCGTCAGACGCCGACGGCGGCCAGTCCTCGCCTGCCGGGTAATTGACCGCATACACCTCGACGGACCGCCCGCCGACCTGCGAGCGCAGGGCATCGACGAACTTCTGGCCGACCGCGCCGACGCCGGGCGCTTCGCCGGTCCCCCGAGCGAAGGTCACCTCGATGTCGGGACAGCTGGCGGCCGAGGCGGAGGGGACGAGCGGGGCGCTGGGCAGCGCGGCCAACGCCGACACCACCGGTATACCGAGCAATAGCAGCGATCGGCGCGCGTTCATATCACCGATGCTGGCACACGGCGACGACGTTCACCTGCCGTTTTTCCTGGATCACAACAGGCCCAACAGACCGTCCAAGGCATCACCGCCGGCCGCGGCCACCGCGCTGCCGGTGTCCGCCGCGGTAGCACCCAGCGCCGTGGCAAGCATCTGCGGCCAGGTCACCAGCAGGTCCTGCAGCAGGCTGCCGTCGTTGAGCAGGCCCGTGAACGGGTGGTCGTTGCCGTCGTAGGGGTTGACTTGGGCGTAGCCGTTGAGCAGGTCGCCCAGAGTATCGGCGGGCAACTTGAAGATGTCGATCGCCGCCTGACTGAAATTGCCCGACGACAGGTCCGTGCCGATCGTGTCGAGGTCACTGGTGAACCCGAATGCCACACCGATCTGCGGAGCCATCAGGGCATCGCCGAGGTGTTTCAGGTTCGTGTAGGTGAAGAACTCGTTGTAGATGGCGGTCAACTTCGGCAGCTCCTCGGAGATCACCGACGGCGTCGTCACTCCGTGGGTGGTGACGGTGAGAATCGGGTTGAGCAAAGGCTTCAGGGTGTGGTCCAGCGTCTCCAGCGACCACTCGTCGAAATAGCTGTACGCCTGGAACGCGTTTCCCTGCTGGAGCGCGGCCGTGATCTCCTGCAGGGTGCTGCCAGTCTCGCTGACACCGGTGCTCGGGTCCGTCACGGTTCCGCCGAACAACCCGAAGACATAGCCGTCGTCGCCGCCGTGCCAGCCGCCATCGAGGGAGTTCTGCAGGCCGGTCTCCGCGCCGCTCAGCGCGTTGCTGATGGCATCGCTATAACCGGAGAACGTGCTGGTGAGCTCTTGGGTCAGCGCTGAGTTCGCCGCCTGGGCGTCGCTGAAAAGCTGTTGCAGGTTGGTGGACGCAGCAGCGAATACCGCCTGGTAGTCCGCCGTCACGTCATCGAATCCACTGGTGAGCCGCACCGCCAGGTGTTCAACCGCGGACCCCGCAGCGTCCGACGAACCGACGACGGCCAAGCCGGAACCCGCCAACGCCAGGCCGGCGCACACGAGCGGCCCGACTCGACTGAAGGTGCGATCGGCGCGGATGAGGCCGGGAACTGACTGCATGAGATCTCCTTCGCAAGTACGTGAACAGGGCCTCGGCAAACGCCAAATACATGTGAGGCTTGCCTAATATAAAGTAGGGTTGGCTTGCCTTAGCTGCATGTTTTCGTAGAGCCTGCTTGTGATTTGCTCGAGGCATGGAACGCCACGAGCAAAATTGACGAGCCGGGTCAGTCGATGTCGGCCAGCGCGTCGGCAATCTCCGCCGAATCAAGCTGTGCCACTTCCAGATACACCTCCGCGACCGCGTCCAACCGACCAGGGTCGGCCTCAGCAGCAGCCAGCCGAGCAGCCAGCCCTGCGACGGTTCGGGTGGCGAAGATGTCGGCGACCACCGCGCCGGGAGCGTCCAGCCAGGTGCGGATGCGTGCCACGGTGGCGGTGGCCAGCACCGAATCGCCGCCCAGGGCGAAGAAGTCGTCGTCGGCCCCGACTCGGGCGGCGCCGAGCACCTCGGCGATGATCGCGGCCAGGGCGCGCTGCAGCGGGCCGGCCGGTTCGCGGTAGCCGTCGCCGGCCGCCATCGCCGCGGCCAGTTCGGCCGTCACCGCCCGCCGGTCGATCTTGCCCGAGAGGGTGTAGGGAATCGCCGAAACCAGTTGCAGCTGACGGGGAATCATGTGCTCGGGCAGCGACTCGGCCAGCCCGGCATGCAATCCGGCAGCGGTTACCGCGGGATCGGCGCTGCGCACCGCAGCGGCCAACACCTCACGCCCGCCGGGCTCGGTGAGCGCCACCACCACCGCCTCGGCGACCCCGGGCAGCCGGCGCAGTGCGGATTCGACCTCACCGAGTTCGATGCGATAGCCGCTGATTTTGACCCGGTGATCGGCGCGGCCGACGAACTCCAGAGTGCCGTCGGGAAGATAGCGGGCCAGATCGCCAGTGCGATACCAGGTTCGGCCGTCGTGCTCGACGAACTTCTCGGCGGTCAGGTCGGGCCGCCCGCGATAGCCCGAGGCGATGCCGCGTCCGGTGACCCACAGTTCGCCGGCCACCCAGTCCGGGCGGTCGGCTCCGTCGGCGCCGACAACCCGGCAGGCGATGTTGGGCAGCGGGGTGCCGTAGGGCACCGCGGCCCAACACGCCGGCGGATCACCCTCGACCTCACACAGCGTGGCGTGGATGGCGGTTTCGGTCGCCCCACCCAGCCCGGCGAACCGCACCCCGGGCGCCACCACGGCAAACCGCCGCGCCAATTCCGGGCGCACCCAGTCGCCGCCGGTCAACACCGCACGCACCGAAGACAGTTCGCCGCCGGTGGCGGCCAACATCTCCAGCGCCCCCGGCATCAGGTTGAGCACGCTGACCCGGTGCCGCGCCACCAGCTGCGCCCACACTTCGGGGCTGCGCCGGTCGGCTTCATCGACCATGACGATCGCTCCCCCGGCGCGCAGCATGGCGAAGACGTCGAGCACCGACATGTCGGCGTCCAGGGTCAGCAGCGCCAGGCTGCGGTCCCTCGGAGCGAATCCAAAACGAGCGCTGAGTGTTTCGATGGTGTTCATGGCGGCGTCGTGGGTGACTTCGACGCCCTTGGGCTCGCCGGTGGAGCCAGAGGTGAACACCACATAGGCCAGCCCGGATGGATCGGTGCGAACCGGCTGTACTGCACCGGGGTGCTGCAGGGCATCGGGCACGGCCACCACCGGAATCTCCAACGCGGGCAGTGCGTTCCCGGTCGCCAGGGCCAGCACCGCACCGCCCAGGCCCAGGATCCGCTCTCGGCGCTCGGGCGGCTGATCGGCCGCGATCGGCAGATAGACCGCCCCGGCGGCCAGGATGCCCAGCAGCGCCGGAATCTGGTCAACTCCCTTGGGACCCAGCAGCGCCACGGTGTCACCGGGTCGGACGCCACGCTCCTGCAGGGCTGCGGCCACCGCCAACGCCTGGACGCGTAGCTCGCCGTAGCTCAGTTCCCCCGAATCATGCAGCAGCGCGACCGCCTGGGGATCCCGGTCGGCCTGGCGAAAGAACCCGTCCTGCAGCGTTTCCCCACTCGGTTCTGCGCTGCCTGCGTTGACCGACGCGCGCACCTGGGCCTGGTCGGCGGGTAATGCTGCCGGTACCGGCTGCTCCCAGCCGTCGCCGCCGGCCAGCCGGGTCAGGTCGGCGATGTGATGGGCGAACATTGCGTCGATCACGCCCGGCGCGAACATGTCCTCACGCACGTCCCAGTTCACCAAGATGCCACCGTCGAACTCGGTGACCTGCGCATCCAGCAGCACTTGCGGACCCTGGGAGATGATCCACACCGGGGTGCCGAACGCGCCGGTGACCTCATCGGCGAACAGCTCCCCGAGTCCCAGCGCACTGGTGAACACCACCGGCGCCAGCACCTGGGTGCCGCGGTGGCGGCTCAGGTCACGCAGCACCGCCAATCCGGGATAGTCGGCGTGCGCGGCGGCGGTGCGCATGGCGTCCTGCACCGCGTGCGCGCGCTGCGCGCCGGTGCTGGCCTGACTCAGGTCCACATCCAGCAGCAGCGACGAGGTGAAATCACCCACCAGCCGGTCGACGTCGTCGTGCAACGGTTCCCGGCCGAACAGCGGCACATTGAGCAGGAAGCGCGGTGCGTCCGACCAACTGGCCAGGGTGTGGGAGAACGAGGCGGCCAGGGCCATGGCCGGGGTGACGCCGTGCGCGCGAGCCTGACCGAACAGCGCGTCGCGCGTGCCCGGGTCCAGCCAGTGCCACCGCCGGGTGCTGCGGCGCGGGTCGGTCGGAGCCCCGGCGGGCGGCGGCAGCTTGGGCGGGTCGGGCAGCTCGGGGATGCGCTGCGCCCACCACTGGCGGTGGTTCTCGTCGGGTTGGCGGTCGGCGGTGGCGTGGCGGTACTGCCGATAGGTGTAGCCCAGCTCCGGCAACGTCTCTCCCCGGTAGGCGGCGGCCAGATCCGCCATCAGGGTGCGGTAACTCATCGCGTCGGCGGCCTGCATGTCCAGGTCGACGTGCAGACGCGCGGTGCCATCCGGCAGCAACGACACCGTGAGCTCGAAGACCGCGTCGTCGAGTTGCTGATGCGATTTCGCCACCCGGGTGGCGGCCAGCCGCTGGGCCACCTCGCTGGCGTCCAATGCGCGCAGGTCCTGCACCGCGACGGGAAGTTCGGCATCGGCCCGGATGTGTTGAGTGCCGTCGGGTGAGAACTGCACTCGCAGCATCGGGTGGCGGGTGGCCAGCGCGGCTGCGGCAGCGGCCAGCCGGTCCGGCTCGATGCCGGGCCCATCAAACTCGACATAGAGGTGTCCGGCCACTCCGCCGAGTGCGACGTCGTCGTCGCGTCCCACCCACATGGCGTGCTGCATTGGAGCCAGCGGAAACGGTGCGGCGGCATCGCTCGGCTCGTCCGTCGGCGCGGTGGCGGGTGCGGGTTCGCCCCGGTCGCCCACCAGCGCCTGCCAGGCGGCGATGCGCGGGTCGGCGGCCAGCGCAGCGAAGTCGACGTCGATGCCCTGTTTGCGCCAACGGCCCGCCAGGCTCATCATCCGGATTGAGTCCAGACCCTGTCCGACCAGGTCGGCCTCGGGATCGACGGCACTGGCGTCGGCGCCGAGCAGGTCAGCGACCTGTGCGCGTATCTCGTCCGGCCCCACGGCGCCACTCCCACCCTTCGTTAGGCTGCCCTAATTTCTCGAAGCTACTCTATCTAGGTTCGGCCGCCGGTAAGCCAGGGAGCACACATGCACGGGTTCGTACCGTTTCCCGACGAGCGGGCCGCCGCCTACCGCGCGGCCGGTTACTGGAACGGGCGGCCGTTGGCATCGCTGCTCGACGACGCAGCGTCGCGCTGGCCCGAGCGGCCCGCGGTGATCGATGGGGGCACGACGCTGTCGTATGCGCTGTTGGATGCGGCCGCCGATCGCGCGGCGGCCGGTCTGCACCGGCTGGGTGTCGGCGCCGGGGACCGGGTGTTGCTGCAGTTGCCCAACAGTTGCGCGTTCGCCATCACGCTGTTCGGGCTGCTGCGGGTGGGCGCCATCCCGGTGCTGTGCCTGCCCGGGCACCGTGCTGCCGAGATCGGGCATCTGGCCACGATCAGCGACGCGGTCGGGATCGTGATCCCTGACGCCACTGCGGGATTCGACTACCCGGCGATGGCTGCCGAACTGGGGCTGAGGCGGCTCATCCTCGACGATGCGTCCGAGGGCTCCCCCGCACCGCGAGTCACCCCCGATCCGGCCGCGCCGGCGCTGCTGCTGGTCTCCGGCGGGACCACCGGCATGCCCAAGCTGATCCCCCGCACCCATAACGACTACGTCTACAACGCCATCGCCAGCGCGCAGCTATGCGAGCTGACCTCCGACGACGTCTACCTCGCGGCGTTACCGGCCGCCCACAATTTTCCACTGGCCTGCCCTGGGTTGCTGGGCGCCATGTCGGTGGGCGCGGCCACG is a window from the Mycobacterium sp. SVM_VP21 genome containing:
- a CDS encoding amino acid adenylation domain-containing protein; protein product: MGPDEIRAQVADLLGADASAVDPEADLVGQGLDSIRMMSLAGRWRKQGIDVDFAALAADPRIAAWQALVGDRGEPAPATAPTDEPSDAAAPFPLAPMQHAMWVGRDDDVALGGVAGHLYVEFDGPGIEPDRLAAAAAALATRHPMLRVQFSPDGTQHIRADAELPVAVQDLRALDASEVAQRLAATRVAKSHQQLDDAVFELTVSLLPDGTARLHVDLDMQAADAMSYRTLMADLAAAYRGETLPELGYTYRQYRHATADRQPDENHRQWWAQRIPELPDPPKLPPPAGAPTDPRRSTRRWHWLDPGTRDALFGQARAHGVTPAMALAASFSHTLASWSDAPRFLLNVPLFGREPLHDDVDRLVGDFTSSLLLDVDLSQASTGAQRAHAVQDAMRTAAAHADYPGLAVLRDLSRHRGTQVLAPVVFTSALGLGELFADEVTGAFGTPVWIISQGPQVLLDAQVTEFDGGILVNWDVREDMFAPGVIDAMFAHHIADLTRLAGGDGWEQPVPAALPADQAQVRASVNAGSAEPSGETLQDGFFRQADRDPQAVALLHDSGELSYGELRVQALAVAAALQERGVRPGDTVALLGPKGVDQIPALLGILAAGAVYLPIAADQPPERRERILGLGGAVLALATGNALPALEIPVVAVPDALQHPGAVQPVRTDPSGLAYVVFTSGSTGEPKGVEVTHDAAMNTIETLSARFGFAPRDRSLALLTLDADMSVLDVFAMLRAGGAIVMVDEADRRSPEVWAQLVARHRVSVLNLMPGALEMLAATGGELSSVRAVLTGGDWVRPELARRFAVVAPGVRFAGLGGATETAIHATLCEVEGDPPACWAAVPYGTPLPNIACRVVGADGADRPDWVAGELWVTGRGIASGYRGRPDLTAEKFVEHDGRTWYRTGDLARYLPDGTLEFVGRADHRVKISGYRIELGEVESALRRLPGVAEAVVVALTEPGGREVLAAAVRSADPAVTAAGLHAGLAESLPEHMIPRQLQLVSAIPYTLSGKIDRRAVTAELAAAMAAGDGYREPAGPLQRALAAIIAEVLGAARVGADDDFFALGGDSVLATATVARIRTWLDAPGAVVADIFATRTVAGLAARLAAAEADPGRLDAVAEVYLEVAQLDSAEIADALADID